The Burkholderiales bacterium region CCGTCGAGCAAGCCTTTATCGATCACACCTTGATTGATCTAGACGGAACTGAAAACAAATCGCGCCTCGGGGCCAATGCCATACTGGCGGTTTCCGTCGCGGTGGCCAAAGCTGCGGCGGAAGAATCCGGTTTACCTTTGTACCGTTATTTCGGTGGATCAGGACAGATGCATATGCCGGTCCCGCTGATGAACGTAATCAACGGCGGAGCGCACGCCAATAACAACATCGACATGCAGGAGTTCATGTTGATTCCGCTGGGAGCAAAAAGCTTTCGTGAAGCGCTACGCTATGGCGCTGAAGTGTTCCACACGTTGAAAAAACTGATTGAAGAAAAAGGCATGCCTACGACCGTCGGCGACGAAGGAGGCTTTGCCCCTAATCTTGAAAACAATGAGGCGGCGCTGCGCCTGATTGTGCAAGCGATCGAGAAAGCAGGCTTTCGGCCGGGAGCGGATCTAGCTGTCGGCATTGATTGCGCAAGTTCGGAGTTCTTTAAGAACGGCAAATATGAACTTGCCGCCGACAGTCTTAGCCTCAATTCCAAGCAATTGAGCGATTACCTCGCCGCCTGGGCGGACAAATATCCCATAATCAGCATCGAAGACGGCATGGCGGAAACCGACTGGGAAGGCTGGAAGACGCTGACACGGCGCTTGGGAAATTCCTTGCAGCTCATTGCTGACGACATATTTGTGACCAACACAAAAATCATCGCTGAAGGCATCAGACAGGAAATCGCCAACTCGGTGCTCATCAAGATTAATCAGATCGGCACACTTAGCGAAACATTTGCTGCAATCGACCTCGCCCAGCGCTCCGGCTACACCGCGGTAATTTCCCACCGGTCCGGCGAGACCGAGGACACCACAATCGCGGATATCGCGGTCGCGACAAATGCGATGCAGATA contains the following coding sequences:
- the eno gene encoding phosphopyruvate hydratase; translation: MSAIVDVVAREILDSRGNPTVEADVLLESGVLGRAAVPSGASTGKNEAIELRDGDKQRYSGKGVLKAVENINTEICEAIIGLDAVEQAFIDHTLIDLDGTENKSRLGANAILAVSVAVAKAAAEESGLPLYRYFGGSGQMHMPVPLMNVINGGAHANNNIDMQEFMLIPLGAKSFREALRYGAEVFHTLKKLIEEKGMPTTVGDEGGFAPNLENNEAALRLIVQAIEKAGFRPGADLAVGIDCASSEFFKNGKYELAADSLSLNSKQLSDYLAAWADKYPIISIEDGMAETDWEGWKTLTRRLGNSLQLIADDIFVTNTKIIAEGIRQEIANSVLIKINQIGTLSETFAAIDLAQRSGYTAVISHRSGETEDTTIADIAVATNAMQIKTGSLSRSDRLAKYNQLLRIEEDLGDIAVYAGRNAFHQLR